In one window of Onychomys torridus chromosome 5, mOncTor1.1, whole genome shotgun sequence DNA:
- the Slc17a2 gene encoding sodium-dependent phosphate transport protein 3 — translation MDEKPTTRKDSGLCSLRYGLALIMHFSNFTMITQRVSLSIAIIAMVNSTQHQDPANTSSEGPLTDPLGNWSRSIKDFSTRAAVYQWSTETQGIIFSSISYGIILTLIPSGYLAGIFGAKQILGAGLLISSLLTLVTPLAADFGVILVIVIRTVQGMAQGMAWTGQFTIWAKWAPPLERSKLTSIAGSGAAFGSFIILCVGGLISQALGWPFVFYIFGSIGCVCCVLWFTVIYDDPMHHPCISVREKEHITSSLAQQSSSPRRSIPIKAMVRCLPLWAVFMGFFSHFWLCTIIITYLPTYISTVLHVNIRDSGVLSSLPFIAAASCTILGGQMADFLLSRNLLSLITVRRLFSSLGLLLPSLCAVALPFVTSSYIATIVLLILIPGTSNFCDSGFIINTLDVAPRYASFLMGISRGFGLTAGIISSTTTGFLISQDYESGWRNVFFLSAAVNMFGLIFYLMFGQAEIQNWARERTLTRL, via the exons ATGGACGAGAAGCCTACCACCAGGAAAG ATTCAGGTCTCTGCTCCTTACGCTATGGGCTGGCTCTCATTATGCACTTCTCCAACTTCACCATGATAACGCAGCGTGTGAGTCTGAGCATTGCCATCATCGCCATGGTGAACAGCACACAGCATCAGGACCCAGCTAACACATCCTCTGAGGGACCTTTGACAGACCCCCTCGGTAACTGGAGCAGAAGCATCAAGGACTTTAGTACTCGG gcTGCTGTTTATCAGTGGAGTACAGAGACGCAGGGCATCATCTTTAGCTCCATCAGCTACGGAATCATATTGACTCTGATACCTAGTGGCTATTTAGCGGGCATATTTGGAGCAAAGCAGATTCTTGGTGCTGGTTTGCTCATCTCATCCCTGCTTACACTGGTTACTCCACTGGCTGCTGACTTTGGGGTGATTTTGGTCATTGTCATTCGAACAGTCCAGGGGATGGCCCAG GGAATGGCATGGACCGGTCAATTTACAATTTGGGCAAAGTGGGCTCCTCCACTTGAACGGAGCAAGCTCACCAGCATTGCTGGCTCAG GGGCAGCATTTGGGTCCTTCATCATCCTCTGTGTGGGGGGATTAATCTCACAGGCATTGGGCTGGCCTTTTGTCTTCTATATCTTTG GTAGCATTGGCTGTGTCTGTTGTGTCCTGTGGTTCACAGTGATTTACGATGACCCCATGCATCACCCGTGCATAAGTGTGAGGGAAAAGGAACATATCACATCCTcactggctcagcag tctagtTCTCCCAGAAGATCCATCCCCATAAAGGCTATGGTCAGATGCCTGCCACTGTGGGCCGTCTTCATGGGTTTTTTCAGTCATTTCTGGCTATGCACCATAATCATAACCTACCTACCAACATACATCAGTACAGTGCTCCACGTTAACATCAGAGAT AGTGGGGTCCTGTCCTCCCTGCCTTTCATCGCTGCTGCCAGCTGCACCATTTTAGGAGGTCAGATGGCAGATTTCCTTCTGTCCAGGAATCTTCTCAGCTTAATCACAGTTCGAAGACTCTTCTCATCCCTGG GGCtccttcttccatctctctgtGCTGTGGCCCTGCCTTTTGTGACTTCCAGTTACATAGCAACCATTGTTTTGCTGATTCTCATTCCTGGGACCAGCAATTTCTGTGACTCAGGGTTCATCATCAACACCCTAGATGTTGCCCCCag ATATGCAAGTTTCCTCATGGGCATCTCAAGGGGATTTGGGCTTACTGCTGGAATCATCTCTTCCACTACCACCGGATTCCTCATCAGTCAG GATTATGAATCAGGATGGAGGAATGTGTTTTTCCTGTCTGCTGCTGTCAACATGTTTGGTCTGATCTTTTACCTTATGTTTGGACAAGCAGAGATTCAGAACTGGGCCCGAGAAAGGACTCTCACCCGCCTCTGA